The Psychromonas sp. MME1 genome window below encodes:
- the crl gene encoding sigma factor-binding protein Crl — MTVNSSSGPSRGRLYKLFTDLGPYFRRQSSTDSTFFFDCLEICVDDNKEPEEREFLGWSMLVTLDETGFRYQRFDGIYNLAGNWVAYPLDESQKIQIDKAFELFLTRLSNMLEVEASSKLIALEEVSLTEA; from the coding sequence ATGACAGTAAACAGTAGCAGTGGACCTTCACGAGGTAGATTATATAAATTATTTACCGATTTAGGACCCTATTTTCGTCGCCAAAGCTCAACGGATTCGACTTTCTTTTTTGATTGTTTAGAAATTTGTGTTGATGATAATAAAGAGCCTGAAGAGCGAGAGTTTTTAGGTTGGTCGATGTTAGTAACTTTAGATGAAACAGGATTCCGTTATCAACGCTTTGATGGTATTTATAATTTAGCGGGTAATTGGGTTGCATATCCACTCGATGAATCTCAAAAAATACAGATAGATAAGGCATTTGAGTTGTTTTTAACTCGTTTATCTAACATGCTTGAAGTGGAAGCAAGTAGCAAATTAATCGCCTTAGAAGAGGTTAGTTTAACCGAGGCATAA
- the frsA gene encoding esterase FrsA, with the protein MSENLSEVLFSDKITVQETSTIIANSSSKKNHATNNVIMEGELQDNWYRLLKFMLWAWQGLDIIDCYEVLAHITSATNKRSDPHILDSVTGFRSGNWNYEWTQKAMQYQKQANEFAKLGQRESARKAYYTASQFYSVASYPHLRNDELAGQSQALAFSNYRESFKFTDQYIIKEVKFPFQGKDVICYLHLPDTETIHPVVIVSGGLDSLQCDLLPLFEKDLAPAKIAMLTVDLPGIGLSTHVKLSQDSSSLHQEIIHQLKNVPWVDHNRISLMGMRFGGNIATRLAFLEPKSVKSVVAVGAAVASLFDKLDNFKKLPPMLLDCLASRMQLNNSDAELLYQHCVPFSLVTQGLLGRKRINTPLLSIGHKNDIVCNENDLRMIARTSHEGESHIIDKPPIFESYLNSLRYSSEWLARHLAE; encoded by the coding sequence ATGTCAGAAAACTTATCAGAAGTACTTTTTAGCGATAAAATTACTGTTCAAGAAACGTCAACCATTATCGCTAATTCCAGCAGTAAAAAAAACCATGCAACGAATAATGTTATTATGGAAGGGGAGTTGCAAGATAACTGGTATCGTTTATTAAAGTTTATGCTTTGGGCTTGGCAAGGGCTGGATATCATAGATTGTTACGAGGTACTTGCACATATTACCTCCGCTACAAATAAACGTAGCGATCCGCATATTCTTGATAGTGTCACTGGTTTTCGATCGGGGAATTGGAACTATGAGTGGACACAAAAGGCCATGCAGTATCAAAAGCAAGCTAATGAGTTCGCTAAATTGGGACAACGGGAATCTGCACGAAAAGCCTATTATACCGCCTCGCAATTTTATAGTGTGGCCAGTTATCCGCATTTAAGAAACGATGAATTAGCAGGACAGTCTCAAGCGTTAGCATTTTCAAATTATCGTGAGTCTTTTAAATTCACCGACCAATATATTATTAAAGAGGTTAAGTTTCCCTTTCAAGGTAAAGATGTCATTTGCTATTTGCATTTGCCCGATACTGAGACCATTCATCCCGTGGTCATTGTTAGTGGTGGACTCGATTCTCTACAATGCGATTTGTTACCACTATTTGAAAAGGATTTGGCACCAGCAAAAATAGCAATGTTGACCGTTGACCTACCGGGTATAGGGTTGTCTACGCATGTTAAACTGAGTCAAGATTCATCCTCCCTACACCAGGAGATAATTCATCAACTGAAAAACGTTCCTTGGGTTGATCATAATCGAATCTCGTTAATGGGCATGCGTTTTGGTGGTAATATCGCCACAAGATTGGCCTTTTTAGAGCCTAAATCGGTCAAATCTGTGGTGGCAGTTGGGGCCGCAGTAGCAAGCTTATTTGATAAATTGGATAACTTTAAAAAATTGCCACCGATGTTGTTAGATTGTCTTGCTTCACGTATGCAATTAAATAATTCCGATGCTGAATTGCTTTATCAACATTGCGTTCCTTTCTCGCTAGTCACGCAAGGTTTATTAGGACGTAAACGTATCAATACACCGTTACTGAGTATTGGTCATAAAAACGATATCGTCTGTAATGAAAATGATTTGCGTATGATTGCGAGAACAAGCCACGAAGGGGAGTCTCATATTATTGATAAACCTCCCATTTTTGAATCATATTTGAACTCTTTACGGTATTCTAGTGAGTGGCTAGCAAGACATCTTGCTGAGTGA
- a CDS encoding NnrS family protein, whose product MLQITDNHTEQQLLPLFRLAFRPFFLVGTLFAIFSAITWGLLLFATITLPSQLPPTLWHAHEMLFGFAGAIILGFLLTAVQNWTGHPGLKGYKLGALVTLWLLGRIAIFTFPPNLYWLTMILELSWMPLAAIVLARSVLYAKQWRNLFFVPLLFAMTLLNGISLYAFQKYDYLLAQDAIWSMLFLVLFIIAVMGGRVIPFFTSKGTDSEKVQPIKVLEYCALLPLLLLAFTVFFTPLNIFSGYLALLAGISNSIRLIRWRPQITLPVPLLWSLHLSYLLLAIGLILYSMALFIPAINAITMIHLSAIGGIGGVILAMISRVSLGHTGRPLISEKWMNIAFASTAISGLIRLIYPYIQPNSPIMGYWLSIIFWCTAFVLFVICYAKMLLSARIDQRPG is encoded by the coding sequence ATGCTACAGATTACCGACAATCACACAGAACAGCAATTATTGCCTCTGTTTCGGCTAGCTTTTCGTCCATTTTTTTTAGTTGGCACATTATTCGCCATATTTAGTGCAATCACATGGGGGCTATTGCTCTTTGCTACCATCACGCTACCATCGCAATTGCCCCCGACACTGTGGCATGCCCATGAAATGCTCTTTGGTTTTGCTGGCGCAATTATTTTAGGTTTTCTATTAACGGCAGTACAGAACTGGACGGGGCATCCAGGGCTAAAAGGCTATAAATTAGGCGCTTTAGTCACGCTTTGGTTATTAGGACGTATTGCAATATTTACTTTTCCACCTAACCTATATTGGCTAACCATGATTTTAGAACTAAGTTGGATGCCGCTAGCAGCTATTGTATTAGCACGCTCTGTATTATATGCAAAGCAGTGGCGTAACCTATTTTTTGTGCCATTACTATTTGCCATGACGCTATTAAATGGCATTAGCCTCTACGCCTTTCAAAAATACGATTATCTACTCGCCCAAGATGCTATTTGGAGCATGCTTTTTTTAGTGTTATTTATTATCGCGGTAATGGGTGGACGCGTTATCCCCTTTTTTACGAGCAAAGGAACCGACTCAGAAAAAGTACAACCCATAAAAGTACTAGAGTATTGCGCGCTACTCCCTTTACTATTACTCGCATTCACTGTTTTTTTTACGCCACTAAATATCTTTAGTGGCTATTTGGCTTTACTCGCGGGAATCAGCAACAGCATTCGCCTAATACGCTGGCGACCACAAATAACTTTGCCTGTACCTTTACTTTGGTCATTACATTTAAGTTACTTACTGCTTGCCATCGGACTTATTCTCTATTCTATGGCACTATTTATTCCCGCCATTAACGCAATCACCATGATACACCTTTCAGCTATTGGTGGTATTGGCGGCGTTATTTTAGCAATGATAAGTCGCGTTTCTTTAGGCCATACAGGGCGACCATTAATTTCTGAAAAATGGATGAATATTGCCTTTGCGAGCACAGCAATATCGGGTTTAATACGCCTCATTTATCCATACATACAACCTAATTCTCCGATAATGGGGTATTGGTTGTCGATTATTTTCTGGTGCACAGCCTTTGTTCTGTTTGTTATCTGCTATGCCAAAATGTTACTGTCGGCACGAATTGATCAACGCCCGGGGTAG
- a CDS encoding cation:proton antiporter, which translates to MLNDLLLLLFFAIISVIIFRQLRLSNIVAYLFTGFVLGPSLLNYLASYHEIELVAEFGIVFLMFSLGLEFSLKKLIDMRRSVFGVGILQVVVSFFLFFALSQLFAMSWQESFAVASVLTMSSTAIIVKLLSDKQQLHSQVGKLSIAILLFQDLAVVPFLIIIPIIAVPNVEGGLVVPLSIAAMKGGFAVALLLSIGHWLLPRFFYEMGRLRFDETFILSTLFISLFAAWFTQKLGLSMALGAFLAGMMLAESHYRHQISADIRPFKDILMAMFFISIGTLLNFDVLRNDLSTLILIVFCVMLAKVVTITSAALIMREKLKTALGVGIALAQMGEFGFILVALANKYHLLDEQLSSLLIATGVLSMSLTPLLVNYSQKIAVEVLHHSAKVFNFRQPLPGQFANHTIICGYGRVGQILSRFLRAESLPFIVLDRDPLRVKEAREGGEMVEFGDASRREILLIAGIEKAKLLIITFDDLKRSMALLGQIRQINPKVKVLVRTKNDQGIDQLQEAGATQVVPEVLEGGLMLVAHVLFLSGIPHRKIIERLDLERKSKYQNLHGFYYGQDSQLEKNAWLIEQIHAVVLSPQSQMIGSYIADFSLSGVIIKSLHRADGEEVILSHDTRFVTGDTVILQGEKATLLEAERILQRQIHESPI; encoded by the coding sequence GTGCTTAACGATCTTTTATTACTACTATTTTTTGCCATCATTAGTGTGATTATTTTCAGGCAATTACGTTTATCTAATATTGTTGCTTATCTTTTTACTGGCTTTGTACTTGGCCCGTCTCTACTGAATTACCTAGCCTCTTACCATGAGATAGAGTTGGTGGCTGAATTTGGTATTGTGTTTTTGATGTTTTCGCTGGGGTTGGAGTTTTCTCTAAAAAAACTGATTGATATGCGCCGTTCGGTATTTGGCGTAGGTATATTACAAGTTGTTGTTTCGTTTTTTCTATTTTTCGCATTAAGTCAATTGTTTGCCATGAGCTGGCAGGAATCCTTTGCCGTTGCCTCTGTGTTGACCATGTCTTCAACTGCTATTATCGTCAAACTTTTGTCAGACAAACAGCAATTACATTCACAGGTTGGTAAGTTGTCTATTGCCATTTTGCTGTTTCAGGATCTGGCCGTTGTCCCATTTTTAATTATTATTCCAATCATCGCTGTGCCTAATGTTGAAGGTGGATTAGTCGTACCATTATCCATTGCTGCGATGAAAGGCGGTTTTGCTGTTGCATTATTACTCTCCATTGGACATTGGTTATTGCCGCGATTTTTTTATGAAATGGGGCGGCTACGTTTCGATGAAACCTTTATTCTTTCAACACTATTTATTAGCCTGTTTGCTGCTTGGTTTACCCAAAAACTGGGTTTATCGATGGCGTTAGGAGCTTTTTTAGCTGGGATGATGCTTGCCGAGAGTCATTATCGTCACCAAATCTCTGCGGATATAAGGCCATTTAAAGATATATTAATGGCGATGTTTTTTATCTCTATTGGCACCCTGCTGAATTTTGATGTACTGCGCAATGATTTGAGCACGTTAATTTTAATCGTTTTTTGTGTGATGTTGGCAAAAGTTGTGACCATTACTAGCGCGGCATTAATTATGCGTGAAAAGCTTAAAACAGCCTTGGGAGTTGGTATCGCACTCGCACAAATGGGCGAGTTTGGTTTTATTTTAGTTGCTTTAGCCAATAAGTATCATTTGCTTGATGAACAACTATCTTCATTATTGATAGCAACTGGCGTGTTAAGTATGTCTTTAACGCCTTTATTGGTTAATTATAGCCAAAAAATAGCCGTAGAAGTGCTACACCATTCAGCCAAAGTATTTAATTTTCGCCAGCCTTTGCCTGGCCAATTTGCTAATCACACGATTATTTGTGGTTATGGTCGTGTTGGGCAAATACTGTCGCGTTTTTTAAGGGCAGAATCTCTGCCATTCATTGTTTTAGATAGAGATCCTCTGCGTGTTAAGGAAGCGCGAGAAGGCGGAGAGATGGTTGAGTTTGGTGATGCAAGCCGCCGTGAAATATTACTTATTGCGGGTATTGAAAAGGCAAAGTTGTTAATTATTACCTTTGATGATCTTAAGCGCTCGATGGCCTTGTTAGGACAAATTAGACAAATAAACCCAAAGGTAAAGGTATTGGTGCGAACTAAAAATGACCAAGGAATAGATCAATTGCAGGAAGCTGGAGCTACGCAAGTTGTTCCTGAGGTGTTAGAGGGGGGGTTGATGTTGGTTGCCCACGTGCTATTTTTATCAGGTATTCCCCATCGTAAAATCATTGAGCGCTTGGATCTGGAAAGGAAAAGTAAATATCAAAATTTACATGGCTTTTACTACGGACAAGATAGTCAATTAGAGAAGAATGCCTGGTTAATTGAGCAAATTCATGCCGTGGTTTTATCACCACAGTCACAAATGATAGGCAGTTACATCGCTGACTTTAGCTTGTCAGGTGTGATCATTAAATCATTACACAGAGCAGATGGTGAAGAAGTTATTCTTTCCCATGATACCCGCTTTGTAACGGGTGACACGGTCATATTACAGGGAGAAAAAGCGACCCTATTAGAAGCTGAAAGAATATTACAACGACAAATCCACGAATCGCCAATTTAA
- a CDS encoding GGDEF domain-containing protein: MEATTQDKIQTLPLSDKIFTVFSNDTLLKPEDKLLSIELLQESFQLKELMNNFATLVARFVRPFNIRFQSAHGFFSIKLEKKFNYSHTFNLSRTENGERIGAITYQSSKPLGTKESKILTELHILLVPNLRYVLKISELNAMIFKDHLTNVGNRAYYDEAILRAIDQSNRCEQDLSIIVLDINDFKIINDTLGHLKGDQVLQHFAVVLTKSVRTTDMVFRLGGDEFVIILQPGEQQSVNIVTRRLFKEINQNHLLREINFSCAVGFSHWQMGQTADQLFAIADQNLYVNKLSRKKALN; the protein is encoded by the coding sequence ATGGAAGCAACCACACAAGATAAAATTCAGACACTACCGCTTAGCGACAAGATATTCACCGTATTTAGCAATGATACTTTGCTAAAGCCTGAGGATAAATTGTTGTCTATCGAGTTATTGCAGGAATCTTTTCAATTAAAGGAATTAATGAACAATTTTGCCACCTTAGTGGCAAGATTTGTCCGCCCTTTTAATATTCGTTTTCAATCGGCACATGGTTTCTTTAGTATCAAACTAGAAAAGAAATTTAATTATAGCCATACCTTCAATTTATCGCGCACGGAAAATGGTGAGCGAATAGGTGCGATTACCTACCAAAGCAGTAAACCTTTGGGTACGAAAGAGAGTAAAATATTAACCGAATTACATATATTATTAGTGCCTAACCTGCGCTATGTATTAAAGATATCAGAACTTAACGCGATGATATTTAAGGATCACCTGACCAATGTCGGCAATAGAGCCTATTATGATGAAGCGATTTTGCGGGCCATCGATCAAAGCAACCGATGTGAACAGGATTTATCTATCATCGTACTAGATATTAATGATTTCAAGATAATCAACGATACCCTTGGACACCTTAAGGGAGATCAGGTTCTACAACATTTTGCAGTGGTATTAACCAAGAGCGTACGTACGACAGACATGGTGTTTCGCTTAGGGGGCGATGAGTTTGTTATTATTTTGCAGCCAGGTGAGCAGCAATCGGTCAATATCGTTACTCGGCGTTTATTTAAAGAGATCAATCAAAACCATTTATTACGGGAAATTAATTTTTCCTGTGCCGTTGGCTTTAGTCATTGGCAAATGGGACAAACAGCAGATCAGCTATTTGCCATCGCCGATCAAAATTTATATGTCAATAAACTATCCCGCAAAAAAGCGCTCAATTAA